A window of the Leucothrix mucor DSM 2157 genome harbors these coding sequences:
- a CDS encoding formate dehydrogenase subunit alpha gives MLNRREFLRNSSLTAAGGAILGTGLSAGMMRKAEAATTPGASSAAKEVRTICTHCSVGCGVIAEVKSGVWTGQEPAFDHPFNQGAHCAKGATLREHGHGERRLKYPTKLVDGKWKKVSWEEAISEIGDKLLKIREESGPDSVYLLGSAKHNNEQAYLFRKMAAMWGTNNVDHQARICHSTTVAGVANTWGYGAMTNSYNDIHHSKAILLIGSNPTEAHPVSMQHIFKAKEENNAPVIVIDPRFTRTAAHADHFLQIRPGTDVPIIWGMMYHIFKNGWEDKEFIRQRVYGMEDVKAEVMKWTPEEVERVTGVPEAKVYGAAKAMARNRPGTFIWCMGGTQHTIGNNNTRAYCAFQLALGNMGVSGGGTNIFRGHDNVQGATDLGVLADTLPGYYGLAEGSWKHWARVWDLDFDWIKDRFDNTAYDKSGNEFYADEDGNLPDKAEPVMFTKGIPVSRWIDGVLEDKANTAQKDALRAMFFWGHAPNSQTRGVEMKAAMEKLDLLVVVDPYPTVTAVMHDRKDGVYLLPATTQFETTGSVTASNRSIQWRDKVIEPLFESKPDHEIMYLLAKKLGFEKELFKNIEVKGNEPVIEDVTREFNKGMWTIGYTGQSPERLKKHQQNWGTFDYDSLKAEGGACDGDTYGLPWPCWGTPEMNHPGSGNLYDTSKTVAEGGMPFRARFGVEYEGTNILAEDSWSAGSDIQDGYPEFTYKMLVSLGWADDLTNEEKRSIGKVANILSDEGKEVGEASQAGFPSDFDDKVAGVNWKTDLSGGIQRVAIKHGCAPYGNAKARVKVWTFPDPVPIHREPLYTSRRDLVEQYPTYEDRKSFWRLPTRYNSIQSKDYSKDFPIIMTSGRLVEYEGGGDETRSNPWLAELQPDMFVEINPRDANNNGIREGDDVWIESPEGGKIKVKAMVTRRVAAGVAFSPFHFGGHFQGEDLRSKYPAGSDPYALGEAVNTAMTYGYDSVTQMQETKCSLCRISKA, from the coding sequence ATGCTTAATCGCCGCGAATTTTTACGCAACTCTAGTCTGACTGCTGCCGGTGGTGCCATTTTGGGTACCGGGCTGAGCGCCGGCATGATGCGTAAAGCAGAAGCAGCAACCACTCCAGGCGCTAGCAGCGCAGCCAAAGAAGTACGTACTATTTGTACTCACTGCTCGGTAGGTTGTGGTGTTATCGCTGAAGTAAAAAGTGGCGTATGGACTGGTCAAGAACCTGCCTTTGATCACCCGTTTAACCAAGGCGCGCATTGCGCTAAAGGTGCAACGCTGCGTGAACACGGTCACGGTGAGCGCCGCCTGAAATACCCAACTAAGCTAGTTGATGGTAAGTGGAAAAAAGTATCCTGGGAAGAAGCGATCTCCGAAATCGGTGACAAGCTGTTAAAGATTCGTGAAGAGTCCGGCCCTGATTCGGTTTACCTGCTAGGTTCAGCGAAGCACAACAACGAGCAGGCTTACCTGTTCCGTAAAATGGCCGCCATGTGGGGCACCAACAACGTCGACCATCAGGCGCGTATTTGTCACTCCACCACGGTTGCCGGGGTAGCGAATACCTGGGGTTATGGGGCGATGACCAACTCCTACAATGATATTCATCACTCCAAAGCGATTCTGCTCATCGGCTCTAACCCAACTGAAGCGCATCCGGTTTCTATGCAGCATATCTTCAAAGCCAAAGAAGAGAACAATGCTCCTGTAATCGTGATCGACCCTCGCTTTACCCGTACTGCAGCGCATGCGGATCACTTCCTGCAAATTCGCCCTGGAACAGACGTGCCCATTATCTGGGGCATGATGTACCACATCTTCAAAAACGGCTGGGAAGATAAAGAATTTATCCGCCAGCGCGTGTACGGAATGGAAGATGTCAAAGCCGAAGTCATGAAATGGACGCCGGAAGAAGTTGAGCGCGTAACCGGCGTACCAGAAGCTAAAGTGTATGGCGCAGCAAAAGCCATGGCACGTAACCGTCCTGGTACCTTTATCTGGTGCATGGGTGGTACTCAGCACACGATTGGTAACAACAATACTCGCGCGTACTGCGCCTTCCAGCTGGCACTCGGTAATATGGGTGTATCTGGTGGTGGTACCAATATCTTCCGTGGCCACGATAACGTTCAGGGTGCAACTGACCTTGGTGTACTAGCTGACACGCTGCCGGGCTACTATGGCTTGGCTGAAGGCTCTTGGAAGCATTGGGCAAGAGTTTGGGATCTGGATTTCGATTGGATCAAAGACCGTTTCGACAACACGGCTTATGATAAGAGTGGAAATGAGTTCTACGCGGATGAAGATGGAAACCTACCGGACAAGGCTGAGCCAGTCATGTTCACCAAAGGTATTCCGGTTTCACGCTGGATTGATGGTGTCTTAGAAGACAAAGCAAACACGGCGCAAAAAGACGCGCTGCGAGCCATGTTCTTCTGGGGTCACGCACCAAACAGTCAGACCCGTGGTGTGGAAATGAAAGCCGCAATGGAGAAACTGGACTTATTAGTCGTGGTTGATCCTTACCCAACGGTGACGGCGGTTATGCACGATCGTAAAGATGGTGTGTATCTATTACCAGCAACCACTCAGTTTGAAACCACGGGTTCGGTGACGGCTTCAAACCGTTCAATCCAATGGCGCGATAAAGTCATTGAGCCACTGTTTGAGTCTAAGCCAGATCATGAAATCATGTACCTGCTGGCTAAGAAGTTAGGCTTTGAAAAAGAGCTGTTTAAGAACATTGAAGTAAAAGGCAATGAGCCCGTCATCGAAGACGTTACCCGCGAATTCAACAAAGGTATGTGGACGATTGGTTACACCGGCCAAAGCCCTGAGCGTTTGAAGAAGCACCAGCAAAACTGGGGTACGTTTGATTACGATTCACTAAAAGCCGAAGGTGGCGCTTGTGATGGCGATACTTATGGTTTGCCATGGCCTTGTTGGGGCACGCCAGAAATGAATCACCCTGGTTCTGGTAACTTGTACGACACCAGTAAAACAGTCGCTGAAGGTGGAATGCCATTCCGTGCGCGCTTTGGTGTGGAATACGAAGGCACTAACATTCTGGCAGAAGACTCCTGGTCCGCTGGCTCAGATATCCAAGACGGCTACCCTGAGTTCACCTACAAGATGCTGGTGAGCCTTGGTTGGGCGGATGACCTGACGAATGAAGAAAAGCGTTCAATCGGTAAAGTTGCTAACATCCTTAGTGATGAAGGCAAAGAAGTTGGCGAAGCCTCTCAGGCTGGATTCCCATCTGACTTTGATGACAAAGTAGCCGGCGTTAACTGGAAGACTGACTTGTCCGGTGGTATTCAGCGTGTTGCGATTAAGCACGGCTGCGCACCTTACGGAAACGCGAAAGCTCGCGTAAAAGTATGGACTTTCCCAGACCCAGTGCCGATTCACCGTGAGCCGCTTTACACCTCACGCCGTGACTTGGTTGAGCAATACCCAACCTACGAAGATCGTAAATCGTTCTGGCGTTTGCCGACTCGTTACAACTCCATCCAGAGTAAAGACTACTCGAAAGATTTCCCAATCATTATGACCTCAGGTCGATTGGTGGAATATGAAGGGGGTGGTGATGAGACCCGTTCCAACCCTTGGCTGGCAGAACTACAGCCAGACATGTTCGTTGAAATCAACCCACGTGATGCGAACAACAATGGCATTCGTGAAGGCGACGATGTGTGGATTGAAAGTCCGGAAGGCGGCAAGATCAAAGTAAAAGCGATGGTGACTCGTCGTGTGGCAGCGGGCGTCGCGTTCTCTCCATTCCACTTTGGTGGACACTTCCAAGGTGAAGACCTGCGCAGCAAATACCCTGCCGGTTCCGACCCTTATGCCTTGGGTGAGGCGGTCAATACGGCCATGACCTATGGTTATGACTCAGTCACTCAAATGCAGGAAACCAAGTGTAGCCTGTGTCGTATTAGCAAAGCTTAG
- a CDS encoding TorD/DmsD family molecular chaperone gives MTLTNAQQEDANAEHSVAIPIINETALQAPEQQYRAGTYALLGALLRNVPTAELLAHTTTLKDAATKSDDLGIAMSMLGLAAEHTDLDAVDDEYHDLFIGLGRGEVVPYGSWYLTGFLMEKPLGELREHLSALGYQRDPSVKEPEDHVAALCEVMGMLIQEGRSTDVQQQFFSQHMLKWLGRFFDDLSAADSASFYQAVARFGAAFFNFEQQYFGLDIQE, from the coding sequence ATGACTTTGACAAACGCACAACAAGAAGACGCCAACGCCGAGCACAGCGTGGCCATTCCCATTATTAATGAAACTGCACTACAAGCACCGGAACAACAGTACCGGGCGGGCACCTATGCCTTGCTTGGCGCATTGCTAAGGAACGTGCCAACGGCTGAGCTACTTGCTCACACGACCACCCTGAAAGATGCGGCCACGAAAAGCGACGACTTAGGCATTGCCATGTCGATGCTGGGACTGGCAGCGGAACATACGGATCTGGACGCGGTGGACGATGAATATCACGACTTGTTTATCGGCTTGGGGCGCGGTGAAGTAGTGCCTTATGGCTCGTGGTATCTCACTGGCTTCCTGATGGAAAAGCCACTTGGTGAGTTACGTGAGCACTTAAGCGCATTGGGCTATCAGCGCGACCCTTCGGTGAAAGAACCGGAAGATCACGTGGCAGCACTGTGTGAAGTTATGGGCATGTTGATACAGGAAGGTCGTTCGACCGATGTGCAGCAACAATTTTTCTCCCAACATATGCTGAAATGGCTGGGTCGTTTTTTCGACGACCTGAGTGCTGCCGATTCCGCATCGTTTTATCAGGCAGTGGCGCGCTTTGGCGCAGCCTTTTTCAATTTCGAACAGCAGTATTTTGGGCTGGACATTCAGGAGTAA
- a CDS encoding DUF3306 domain-containing protein yields MKKTDDENFLSRWARLKKTEAKPEDNDAEDQSVDKTNAADNADSTSPIDKKSQGATTAGSATPAEEGSPTADQAPHSADQSAAANPQASDQASPDESSTSETATPPPLTDADMPPIESLDENSDFTGFMSSGVSAEIRKLALRKMFKASVFNVRDGLDDYDDDYTSFVPRGDLVTSDMKHMAGVEARRALEKTLSNEGNNMTPATARDTAMQTLQDFNSAPTSQVEYYSQGRVLIVGGQQALQIATQLPDSLHPTILLTEAVDIAAGKSIVTLQQGRDISLKGWLGQFSLSLSDPQNPDAAPEVLSADVILDLSEAPLLTVEVPPPGYFSTAKTELAEALEDISGLEGRFAKPKFFEYNADICAHSRSGLDGCTLCIDACPTEAIISIGERIKVEPQLCQGGGTCATVCPTGAIRYNYPSPAHYVDQLRRLLKSYRDAGGEQPVILFHANDTAVDINTLPENILPIALEELASAGADLWSVALSFGASQILLLDDAITPKVSRQALRHQLSILNTQIAGLGYPDSAVRLIPVASDSQPHDFQELLDSGESMPYFPPATQGGLNNKRQQWILALDHLYKYAPQPEDEIPLPSGAPFGRLKVDKDSCTLCMACATVCPAQALSGGSDSPVLKLHTANCVQCGLCETGCPEKAITLEPLYISNREKRNRPVLLNEEKPFHCITCRKPFASQSMILNMLGKLQGHAMFQTERAKNRLKMCEDCRVIDVVQDEEAMGQPGITDPSTATNRH; encoded by the coding sequence ATGAAAAAGACTGATGATGAAAACTTTTTAAGCCGCTGGGCACGCCTCAAAAAAACAGAGGCAAAGCCGGAAGATAATGACGCGGAAGATCAATCCGTAGATAAAACAAATGCTGCTGACAATGCTGATAGCACTTCGCCGATTGATAAGAAGTCGCAAGGCGCTACAACTGCAGGTTCGGCAACACCGGCGGAAGAAGGTAGTCCAACAGCAGATCAGGCACCTCACTCCGCAGATCAGAGCGCTGCAGCTAACCCACAAGCCTCCGACCAAGCATCACCCGACGAATCAAGCACCAGTGAAACAGCCACACCCCCGCCACTCACCGATGCGGATATGCCTCCCATCGAAAGCTTGGACGAAAACTCCGACTTCACCGGCTTTATGTCCTCAGGCGTGAGCGCCGAGATACGTAAACTAGCCTTGCGCAAAATGTTTAAAGCCAGCGTATTTAATGTGCGCGATGGGCTGGATGATTATGATGATGACTACACCAGCTTCGTGCCGCGTGGCGATCTGGTCACCAGTGATATGAAACACATGGCGGGGGTTGAAGCTCGCCGTGCATTAGAAAAAACTCTCTCAAACGAAGGTAATAATATGACGCCAGCCACCGCCCGCGACACAGCCATGCAGACCCTGCAAGACTTCAACTCCGCACCAACTAGCCAAGTGGAGTACTATTCTCAAGGTCGCGTGCTAATTGTCGGTGGCCAGCAAGCCTTGCAGATTGCCACGCAATTGCCGGATAGCCTGCACCCCACTATTCTACTGACTGAAGCCGTGGATATTGCCGCAGGTAAATCCATCGTCACCTTGCAGCAAGGTCGCGATATCAGCCTTAAAGGTTGGCTCGGCCAATTTAGCCTAAGCCTGAGCGACCCACAAAACCCAGACGCCGCGCCAGAAGTACTCAGCGCTGATGTGATTCTGGATTTAAGCGAAGCGCCACTACTCACGGTCGAAGTACCACCACCAGGTTATTTCAGTACCGCTAAAACAGAGCTTGCCGAAGCGCTGGAAGATATCAGTGGATTGGAAGGTCGCTTTGCTAAGCCCAAATTCTTTGAATACAACGCCGATATTTGCGCGCACAGTCGCAGTGGCCTGGATGGTTGCACGCTGTGTATCGACGCCTGCCCAACCGAGGCTATTATTTCAATTGGTGAGCGCATCAAGGTTGAGCCGCAGTTATGCCAAGGTGGCGGTACTTGTGCAACGGTCTGCCCGACTGGCGCGATTCGCTATAACTACCCTTCCCCTGCGCATTATGTTGATCAGTTACGTCGCTTGCTAAAAAGCTATCGGGATGCCGGTGGTGAGCAGCCAGTCATTCTATTCCATGCCAATGATACGGCAGTAGACATCAACACACTGCCAGAAAACATTCTGCCGATTGCGCTGGAAGAATTAGCCAGTGCCGGTGCTGATTTATGGTCGGTGGCACTGAGTTTTGGTGCTTCGCAGATATTGCTTTTGGATGATGCCATCACGCCAAAGGTTTCGCGTCAGGCGCTACGCCATCAGCTGAGCATTCTCAATACGCAGATAGCAGGTTTGGGTTATCCGGATAGCGCGGTTCGCTTGATTCCCGTGGCTAGCGATTCACAGCCTCATGATTTTCAGGAATTGCTGGATAGCGGCGAGTCCATGCCCTACTTCCCGCCCGCCACGCAAGGCGGCCTGAACAATAAACGTCAGCAATGGATTTTGGCACTGGATCACTTATATAAGTATGCGCCGCAGCCAGAAGATGAAATTCCACTGCCCTCTGGCGCGCCATTTGGTCGTCTGAAAGTCGATAAAGACAGCTGCACCTTATGCATGGCTTGCGCCACGGTCTGCCCTGCTCAAGCCTTGAGCGGCGGTAGCGACTCGCCCGTACTAAAATTACACACGGCCAATTGCGTGCAATGTGGCTTGTGCGAAACCGGTTGTCCGGAAAAAGCCATTACACTGGAGCCGTTGTATATCAGCAATCGCGAAAAGCGTAATCGTCCGGTACTGCTTAACGAAGAGAAGCCATTCCACTGCATTACTTGTCGCAAACCATTCGCTAGCCAAAGCATGATTCTGAACATGCTGGGTAAATTACAAGGCCATGCCATGTTCCAGACCGAGCGCGCGAAGAATCGACTGAAAATGTGCGAAGACTGCCGCGTGATTGATGTGGTTCAAGATGAGGAAGCAATGGGTCAACCTGGCATAACGGACCCATCGACTGCGACAAATCGTCATTGA
- a CDS encoding DUF3305 domain-containing protein: MSKTQFPISVIMEKRPSVSRWADAYWAAVGLIVGKQAATEMTLLHTDGDIEQYLYPNLTVSLHRDECESYYHNMMSPNPSCYIVARTAEDGIPKPFLVSMSFDEAHAYQENEDQAYSVEIPAELYEWMESYMIDNYFPEKRFKRKLKDWKHGSEKPAS, from the coding sequence GTGAGTAAAACCCAATTTCCGATCTCTGTCATTATGGAAAAACGACCCTCAGTAAGCCGATGGGCAGACGCTTACTGGGCCGCTGTTGGCTTAATTGTCGGCAAGCAAGCAGCCACTGAAATGACCTTGCTACACACCGATGGCGATATCGAGCAATATCTGTATCCCAATCTGACTGTGAGCCTGCACCGTGACGAGTGCGAGAGCTATTACCACAATATGATGTCTCCCAATCCCAGCTGTTACATCGTTGCGCGCACGGCGGAAGATGGCATTCCCAAACCGTTTTTAGTGAGCATGAGCTTCGATGAAGCCCATGCGTATCAGGAAAATGAGGATCAGGCCTACTCCGTTGAAATCCCTGCTGAGCTGTATGAGTGGATGGAAAGTTATATGATTGATAACTACTTTCCAGAAAAACGATTCAAGCGCAAACTGAAAGACTGGAAACATGGCAGCGAGAAACCAGCCTCATGA
- a CDS encoding helix-turn-helix transcriptional regulator, whose protein sequence is MSIEVHEPYMSVRQVAEYLHLNEKKVYEMLKEEQIPATKVTGKWLFPRNLVDRWLIESAHGGTLTDRLNIAGSDDPLLYRLVLAHTHEINSRGMVNYTPTGTRMGLRLLQSRRIDACCMHWGPSEESSLRHPALLKQHKQYRQWVLLHLFKREQGIMVHPEVMVQITDTVQLFEGEWQWVQRQSGSGSQRFLMEVLGKSGKNIDDLNAVVNAHSEHEAASLIVMRQADAAPGPRAAATEAGLGFISLGWESFDVAMTRGIWFRHLFQALLKRLQSDEAQRMAMLLQGYDLSACGKLVWGDE, encoded by the coding sequence ATGTCGATAGAAGTTCACGAGCCGTACATGAGTGTGCGTCAGGTTGCTGAATATTTGCATCTGAATGAAAAAAAGGTGTACGAGATGCTCAAAGAAGAGCAGATCCCCGCGACCAAAGTGACCGGAAAATGGCTGTTTCCACGCAATCTGGTGGATCGCTGGCTGATCGAGTCGGCACACGGTGGTACCTTAACCGATCGCTTGAATATTGCTGGCAGCGATGATCCCTTATTGTATCGCTTAGTGCTGGCCCACACCCATGAAATCAATTCACGCGGCATGGTGAACTACACGCCAACCGGCACGCGCATGGGCTTGCGCTTATTGCAGTCGCGTCGCATTGACGCCTGTTGCATGCATTGGGGGCCAAGTGAGGAAAGTAGTCTGCGCCATCCGGCCTTACTCAAGCAACATAAGCAATATCGGCAATGGGTGTTGCTACACTTATTCAAACGCGAACAAGGGATTATGGTGCATCCTGAAGTGATGGTGCAGATTACCGATACCGTGCAGTTATTTGAAGGCGAATGGCAATGGGTGCAGCGCCAGTCTGGCTCTGGTTCGCAGCGGTTTTTAATGGAAGTGCTGGGCAAATCCGGCAAAAATATTGATGATCTCAATGCCGTGGTCAATGCGCATTCTGAGCATGAAGCGGCCAGCTTAATTGTTATGCGCCAAGCCGATGCCGCACCGGGGCCACGAGCTGCCGCCACAGAAGCAGGGCTGGGCTTTATTAGCTTGGGCTGGGAGTCGTTTGATGTGGCGATGACACGGGGAATCTGGTTTCGTCATTTATTTCAGGCACTACTTAAACGCTTGCAATCGGATGAAGCACAGCGCATGGCGATGTTGCTGCAAGGCTATGATTTGTCAGCCTGCGGGAAGTTAGTTTGGGGCGATGAATAG
- a CDS encoding YgiQ family radical SAM protein, translated as MNTQARDIFSHRKYWPHKFGPATELPMTREEMDILGWDSCDIIILTGDAYVDHPSFGMAIIGRLLESQGFRVGIIAQPNWHNVDDFQRLGKPNLFFGVASGNMDSMVNHYTSDRKRRSDDAYTPNGEGFKRPDRATIVYSQRAKEAYKGVPVVIGGIEASLRRIAQYDYWSEKVRRSILPDSKADLLVYGNAERAIVEVAHRLAGGDKITDITDIRGTAFMRQGIPEGWTVIDSTSIDEPVTLEHPEANPYIDTTKQNDCEKSNTDAVAKIEKENEGAAQVVFFDHRPKNIDRDTSVIRLPSYDQVVEDKYLYAHTSRVFHLETNPGNARALIQRHGKRDVWLNPPPIPLSMSEFDKVFEMPYTRKPHSSYGDATNPAYNMIRFSVNIMRGCFGGCTFCSITEHEGRIIQSRSEDSVIREVETIRDTVPGFTGNISDLGGPTANMYRLACKSPKIEASCRRLSCVFPGICSNLNTNHKPLINLYRRARALPGIKKIFIASGLRYDLAVEDPEYVKELVTHHVGGYLKIAPEHTEAQPLSKMMKPGIGTYDRFKQLFDKYSTEADKEQYLIPYFISAHPGTTDEDMLNLALWLKKSNFRPDQVQAFLPTPMALASAMYHTELNPLKKVDRNSERVGSVRDSGQRRLHKALLRYHAPENWPIIRQALKKMGRAELIGNGKHHLVPAWDPATPRAKSDGGSGSDLHHRIRGKAGKGAAPFKGKAGRGGRGKGGGAPAGKR; from the coding sequence ATGAATACTCAAGCTCGCGATATCTTCTCGCACCGTAAATACTGGCCGCACAAGTTTGGCCCTGCCACAGAACTACCCATGACTCGTGAAGAGATGGATATTCTGGGATGGGATTCCTGTGACATCATCATTCTCACCGGCGATGCCTATGTCGATCACCCTAGTTTTGGTATGGCTATTATTGGCCGCCTGCTGGAATCGCAAGGCTTTCGCGTGGGCATTATCGCGCAACCGAATTGGCATAACGTTGACGATTTTCAGCGCTTAGGCAAACCTAACCTGTTCTTCGGGGTTGCCTCGGGCAATATGGATTCGATGGTGAATCACTACACCTCCGACCGTAAACGCCGCTCGGATGATGCCTACACGCCTAATGGTGAAGGCTTTAAACGCCCTGATCGTGCGACGATTGTTTACTCGCAGCGCGCCAAAGAAGCCTATAAAGGTGTGCCGGTTGTTATCGGTGGGATTGAAGCCAGCTTACGCCGTATCGCGCAGTATGATTATTGGTCTGAGAAAGTCCGTCGTTCTATTTTGCCAGACTCCAAAGCCGATTTATTGGTATATGGAAATGCTGAGCGAGCGATTGTTGAAGTTGCGCATCGTTTAGCCGGCGGTGACAAGATTACGGACATTACCGATATTCGCGGCACCGCGTTTATGCGCCAAGGCATTCCGGAAGGCTGGACCGTAATCGACTCCACCAGCATCGACGAGCCGGTCACACTGGAGCATCCTGAAGCCAATCCTTATATCGACACGACCAAGCAAAATGATTGCGAAAAAAGCAATACTGATGCGGTAGCCAAGATCGAAAAGGAAAATGAAGGCGCGGCGCAGGTGGTGTTCTTTGACCATCGCCCAAAAAATATTGATCGCGATACCAGTGTTATTCGTCTGCCATCCTATGATCAGGTAGTCGAAGATAAATACCTTTATGCGCATACCTCGCGCGTGTTCCACTTGGAAACCAATCCGGGTAATGCGCGGGCGTTGATTCAGCGTCACGGTAAGCGTGATGTGTGGCTAAACCCACCGCCGATTCCGTTGAGTATGTCGGAATTCGATAAAGTATTTGAAATGCCGTATACCCGTAAGCCGCACAGCTCGTATGGCGATGCGACCAACCCCGCTTACAATATGATCCGTTTCTCGGTGAATATTATGCGTGGTTGTTTTGGTGGCTGTACGTTCTGCTCGATCACCGAGCATGAAGGGCGGATTATCCAAAGCCGTTCGGAAGATTCCGTTATTCGTGAAGTGGAAACCATCCGCGATACGGTGCCGGGCTTTACGGGTAATATTTCTGACTTGGGTGGCCCGACGGCGAACATGTATCGTCTGGCTTGTAAGAGCCCGAAGATTGAAGCCTCTTGCCGTCGCTTGTCCTGCGTGTTCCCTGGTATTTGTAGCAATCTGAATACCAATCACAAGCCGCTGATTAATCTGTATCGCCGTGCGCGTGCGTTGCCGGGTATTAAGAAGATCTTTATTGCCTCTGGTTTGCGTTATGACTTGGCGGTGGAAGATCCGGAATACGTAAAAGAGTTAGTCACGCATCATGTGGGAGGCTATCTGAAGATCGCTCCAGAGCATACCGAAGCACAGCCGCTGTCTAAAATGATGAAGCCGGGAATTGGCACTTATGATCGCTTTAAGCAGCTGTTTGATAAGTACTCGACTGAAGCGGACAAAGAGCAGTATTTGATTCCGTACTTTATCTCGGCGCATCCGGGAACTACGGATGAAGATATGTTGAATCTGGCGCTGTGGCTGAAGAAAAGTAACTTCCGACCTGATCAGGTACAGGCATTCTTGCCAACACCGATGGCACTGGCCTCGGCGATGTACCACACGGAGTTGAATCCACTTAAGAAAGTTGACCGTAACTCTGAACGTGTAGGCAGTGTGCGTGATTCAGGGCAACGTCGTTTGCATAAAGCCTTGCTGCGCTACCATGCACCAGAAAACTGGCCGATTATTCGCCAAGCACTGAAAAAGATGGGCCGCGCTGAGTTGATCGGAAACGGCAAGCACCATTTAGTACCTGCCTGGGACCCAGCAACGCCACGGGCGAAATCAGATGGCGGAAGCGGTAGCGACTTGCACCACCGGATACGCGGTAAAGCAGGCAAAGGCGCTGCACCCTTTAAGGGAAAAGCAGGGCGCGGCGGTCGCGGTAAAGGCGGCGGTGCACCGGCTGGAAAACGTTAG
- the osmF gene encoding glycine betaine ABC transporter substrate-binding protein OsmF, whose amino-acid sequence MNIKRAFAAASISFALTGVAQADIVVSSKIDTEGGLLGNVIALALEDAGLPVERRLQLGGTQVVREALLADQIDIYPEYTGNAAFFFNEADSPIWKDAKAAYERAAELDAEKNKLTWLQSAPANNTWAIALTGKVAEENKLTTMSEFGAWVAGGGEVKLAASTEFVSSPAVLPAMQEAYQFKLTPDQTVVLSGGDTAATIQAAARGTSGVNAAMAYGTDGGVGATGLVVMADDKGVQPVYEPAPVVRDAVLKEYPSIAEVLNPIFAELDMATLQKLNGRIQVGGEPAEAVARDYLTQTGVLD is encoded by the coding sequence ATGAACATCAAACGTGCTTTTGCCGCTGCTAGTATCAGTTTTGCACTCACCGGCGTCGCGCAGGCCGACATTGTGGTCTCGTCCAAGATCGACACCGAAGGCGGCTTGCTTGGCAATGTCATCGCGCTTGCCTTAGAGGATGCCGGCTTACCCGTAGAGCGTCGCTTGCAGCTGGGCGGCACACAGGTTGTGCGTGAAGCTTTGCTGGCTGACCAGATTGACATTTATCCTGAATACACTGGCAATGCGGCGTTCTTCTTTAATGAAGCCGATAGCCCAATCTGGAAAGACGCCAAAGCCGCTTATGAGCGCGCTGCGGAGTTGGACGCTGAGAAAAACAAACTGACATGGCTGCAATCTGCGCCTGCTAATAACACGTGGGCCATTGCCCTGACTGGTAAAGTCGCTGAAGAAAACAAGCTGACCACCATGTCCGAATTTGGTGCTTGGGTTGCGGGCGGTGGTGAAGTGAAGCTGGCCGCATCCACTGAATTTGTTTCCTCGCCAGCGGTACTGCCAGCGATGCAGGAAGCTTATCAGTTTAAGCTAACACCAGACCAAACCGTCGTGCTTTCAGGTGGCGATACGGCGGCAACGATTCAGGCAGCAGCGCGCGGAACTTCCGGCGTGAACGCGGCAATGGCTTATGGTACTGACGGTGGCGTTGGGGCAACGGGCTTAGTGGTGATGGCAGATGACAAGGGTGTGCAGCCGGTTTACGAGCCTGCGCCAGTGGTTCGCGATGCGGTATTAAAAGAATACCCTTCAATTGCTGAAGTGCTGAATCCGATTTTCGCTGAGCTGGATATGGCGACGCTGCAAAAGCTGAATGGCCGCATCCAAGTCGGTGGCGAACCCGCTGAAGCCGTGGCTCGCGATTACCTCACTCAAACTGGCGTGCTGGACTAA